In the genome of Terribacillus sp. FSL K6-0262, one region contains:
- a CDS encoding amidase produces MENHSILNPAVDDFVWKEVTVKQLLTAYETGEFTAAEVVQAYLDRIDKYEKNYNAFTFMNDDALEEAKEIDRLRREGKPLGPLAGVPIVIKEAVDVKGFPTTFGWAPLCKDAGGIELMPKNDAPVVSRLKDAGAIILGKTNIPAFSARMDSANTSWDGPTYNAVDRRFSPGGSSSGTATAISGNFAVLGVAEETGGSIQMPAASQAIVGVKTSFDLIPTTGVTPIAGSTRDVLGPHARTVEDAALMLDSMAGYTDDDALPKEGKIPAGGYTSALSEKALQGKRLGLFGPGWSTKELSPETKALYLREITALQELGAGVLEDPFEGSGFVDFTESIGDDAARMLFGLDTVFHDIEKYIKNLDPDDDTLSAKRVFERAGEFPWDKNGPLDLFENTKELIADPKLDISEFNAARSELLRIITQVMETHNLDGFVFPQMTRSITSLEEGVEGLANITTTVSEINISGLPLVTVPGGYYENGSPFALVFMGGMWSEAKLLGMAYAYEQATKHRVAPVLEG; encoded by the coding sequence TTGGAAAATCATTCTATATTAAATCCAGCTGTCGATGATTTTGTATGGAAAGAGGTAACGGTCAAGCAACTCCTGACTGCCTATGAAACGGGCGAGTTTACTGCAGCAGAAGTAGTCCAAGCCTATTTGGACCGAATTGACAAATACGAAAAAAACTACAATGCGTTCACGTTCATGAATGATGATGCCTTGGAAGAAGCGAAGGAAATCGATCGATTGCGCAGGGAGGGAAAACCGCTTGGGCCGCTAGCCGGGGTGCCGATTGTAATCAAGGAGGCCGTGGATGTGAAAGGGTTTCCCACAACTTTCGGCTGGGCTCCTCTTTGCAAGGATGCTGGCGGGATCGAATTGATGCCGAAAAATGATGCACCTGTTGTCTCACGACTGAAAGATGCCGGGGCGATCATCCTGGGGAAAACGAATATCCCGGCATTCAGCGCGAGAATGGATTCCGCGAATACAAGCTGGGACGGCCCAACCTATAATGCCGTAGATCGGAGATTCTCTCCAGGCGGAAGCAGCTCCGGTACTGCCACTGCGATTTCAGGCAACTTTGCCGTTCTCGGGGTAGCGGAAGAAACAGGCGGCTCCATTCAAATGCCGGCAGCCTCTCAAGCGATTGTCGGGGTCAAGACCTCCTTTGATTTGATACCTACAACCGGTGTGACACCGATTGCCGGAAGTACTCGCGATGTTTTGGGACCGCATGCCCGAACTGTCGAAGATGCTGCACTAATGCTGGATAGCATGGCAGGCTATACCGATGACGATGCATTGCCAAAGGAAGGAAAAATCCCTGCAGGCGGCTATACCTCAGCCTTAAGCGAAAAAGCACTGCAAGGAAAAAGGCTCGGATTATTCGGTCCAGGCTGGAGCACGAAAGAACTTTCACCAGAAACGAAAGCATTATATCTACGTGAAATAACAGCGCTGCAGGAACTAGGAGCCGGAGTATTGGAGGATCCTTTTGAAGGCTCCGGTTTCGTGGACTTCACTGAATCGATAGGTGATGATGCAGCACGGATGCTCTTTGGCCTCGACACTGTTTTTCATGACATCGAAAAGTATATCAAAAATTTGGATCCCGATGATGATACATTATCCGCTAAGCGTGTTTTTGAAAGAGCCGGAGAATTTCCTTGGGACAAAAACGGTCCGCTTGATCTCTTTGAAAACACCAAAGAATTAATCGCCGACCCTAAGCTGGATATTTCCGAATTCAATGCGGCTCGTTCCGAACTCCTCCGCATCATTACGCAGGTAATGGAAACACATAATTTGGACGGCTTCGTCTTCCCGCAGATGACCAGATCCATTACCTCGCTGGAAGAAGGAGTCGAGGGATTGGCGAACATCACCACAACCGTCTCTGAAATCAATATCAGCGGCCTGCCGCTTGTAACAGTCCCTGGCGGCTATTATGAAAACGGCTCCCCGTTCGCATTGGTATTCATGGGAGGAATGTGGAGTGAAGCCAAGCTCTTGGGAATGGCTTATGCCTATGAGCAAGCGACGAAGCATCGAGTCGCCCCTGTTTTGGAGGGATGA
- a CDS encoding type II CAAX endopeptidase family protein: MSRFTAKVSAEDFTKESWAMRDYAALILVPLIFIVGLIMDRLSTSGLLPAMVDTSLRLFMFIAILFIYGRMLRQHWTKFGQAWKRSILLVIAGAVVLQILISFVRSFLPVHGGSVEADTSAWIDPATVGPGMFIALFYLALGPILTALIEDIVFRYTLLGKLFHGSAFRKIIILILNSILFGLVHYYNFGSVMGTIPFMFAGLFLNIIYLWTRNIWHVLLIHALNNTVLSIGGLFLVGLLRLLGAS, from the coding sequence ATGAGTCGTTTTACAGCAAAAGTTTCAGCTGAGGATTTCACAAAAGAATCATGGGCGATGAGGGATTATGCTGCATTAATACTGGTCCCGCTTATTTTTATTGTTGGATTGATCATGGACAGGCTATCAACTAGCGGTCTATTGCCTGCAATGGTGGATACAAGTTTGCGCCTTTTCATGTTTATCGCCATTCTTTTTATTTATGGAAGGATGCTCAGGCAGCATTGGACAAAGTTTGGGCAAGCTTGGAAACGTTCCATCCTATTGGTCATTGCAGGCGCTGTTGTCCTGCAAATTTTAATCAGTTTTGTTCGTTCTTTTCTCCCTGTCCACGGAGGTAGTGTGGAAGCAGATACATCTGCTTGGATAGATCCTGCAACGGTTGGTCCCGGGATGTTTATTGCATTGTTCTACTTAGCTTTAGGTCCTATCCTGACAGCACTTATAGAAGATATCGTATTCAGGTATACACTTCTCGGCAAATTATTCCACGGAAGTGCCTTTAGGAAAATCATTATTTTGATTCTTAATTCCATTCTTTTTGGGTTGGTTCATTATTATAATTTTGGCAGCGTCATGGGGACAATCCCATTTATGTTTGCTGGTCTGTTTTTGAATATTATCTATTTATGGACGCGCAATATATGGCATGTACTTCTGATTCATGCTTTGAATAATACGGTGCTGTCAATTGGCGGATTATTCCTTGTCGGTTTGCTGCGATTGCTTGGGGCGTCTTAA
- the mscL gene encoding large conductance mechanosensitive channel protein MscL, with protein sequence MLKEFKEFALRGNVVDLAIAVVIGAAFSAIVTSLVNDIIMPLIGIITGGHDFSGLKVSVGNAVVTYGAFIQAVINFFLIAAALFMIVKVMNKLKRKSQEEEIVEELTVEQELLTQIRDLLKREEKMKDQ encoded by the coding sequence ATGCTCAAGGAATTCAAAGAATTTGCATTACGCGGAAACGTCGTGGACTTGGCTATAGCGGTAGTGATCGGTGCGGCGTTCAGTGCCATCGTGACTTCCCTTGTCAATGATATTATCATGCCGCTTATTGGTATCATCACAGGCGGGCATGATTTTAGCGGACTTAAGGTCTCTGTTGGGAACGCTGTAGTGACATATGGTGCATTCATTCAAGCTGTAATTAATTTCTTTTTGATTGCTGCAGCGTTATTCATGATCGTCAAAGTGATGAATAAGCTGAAGCGTAAGTCACAGGAGGAAGAGATAGTCGAGGAATTGACTGTCGAACAAGAACTGCTTACGCAAATTCGCGATCTATTGAAAAGAGAAGAGAAAATGAAGGATCAGTAA
- a CDS encoding DUF4352 domain-containing protein, whose translation MGKFFKFGCLGIIAIIVIVIIIAVAASGGDDSSNTGEKVGENKAEETKKEEPKTFVVGDTVDLNGLEITIADAKFVQANEYSPAEQGKVLQMNVNVTNNKDDKAFIDNTEFNLYDAEGNSLDFYYGGDGLDLSGDVNAGKKMSGTLTFDVPESDSYELIYEPSFSWTDEQVTWDIKPE comes from the coding sequence GTGGGTAAGTTTTTTAAATTTGGTTGTCTAGGTATTATAGCAATTATTGTTATTGTTATCATCATTGCGGTAGCCGCTAGTGGCGGAGATGATTCATCTAATACTGGTGAAAAAGTAGGGGAAAATAAAGCTGAAGAAACAAAGAAAGAGGAACCTAAAACATTTGTGGTTGGTGATACTGTAGACCTAAACGGCCTTGAAATCACAATTGCTGATGCTAAGTTTGTGCAGGCTAATGAGTACAGCCCGGCAGAACAGGGCAAGGTTCTTCAAATGAATGTCAATGTGACTAATAATAAAGATGATAAAGCCTTCATCGATAACACAGAATTCAATCTTTATGATGCTGAAGGAAATAGCTTGGACTTTTATTATGGCGGAGATGGTCTGGACCTTTCTGGCGATGTTAATGCTGGTAAGAAAATGAGTGGTACGCTTACATTCGATGTACCAGAATCTGATTCTTATGAATTAATTTATGAACCGTCCTTCTCTTGGACAGATGAACAAGTAACTTGGGATATTAAACCTGAATAA
- the fbp gene encoding fructose-1,6-bisphosphatase: MNTEYLDLLAQKYDTEEKVVTEIINLKAILNLPKGTEHFVSDLHGEYQAFQHVLRNGSGRVKEKIRDIFSGVIFEKEIDELAALVYYPEEKLQIIKNEFHNEEELHEWYKKTIERMIKLISYASSKYTRSKLRKALPSQFAYIIEELLYKTEASANKEQYYYEILEQIISLGQADKLIIGLAYSTHRLVVDHLHVVGDIYDRGPEPDKIMEELINYHSVDIQWGNHDVLWIGAFAGSKVCLANILRICARYDNLDIIEDVYGINLRPLLNLAEKYYDDNPAFRPKTHADKNTSEDELVQITKMHQAIAMIQFKLESPIIKRRPGFHMEERLLLEKIDFESNEITLNDRTYPLENTCFATVNPKQPDMLLEEEQQVIDKLLFSVQHSEKLARHMNFLMRKGSLYLRYNGNLLIHGCIPIDEEGNMEKMEIEGKSYAGRELLDRFEQFLREAFAHPERTDDLATDMVWYLWTGEYSSLFGKRAMTTFERYFIKDKSTHKEIKNHYYHLREKEGICEKILAEFGLDPEHGHIINGHTPVKEIEGENPIKANGKIIVIDGGFSKAYQSKTGIAGYTLLYNSYGMKLVAHKHFNSKDEVLHDGTDVLSVKRLVDKELERKKVLETNVGEELCKQINALKDLMEYRYIK; the protein is encoded by the coding sequence TTGAACACCGAATACTTAGATTTACTAGCTCAGAAATATGACACGGAAGAGAAAGTTGTCACAGAAATCATCAACCTGAAAGCCATCCTTAACCTTCCGAAAGGGACCGAGCATTTCGTCAGTGATTTGCACGGTGAATATCAAGCGTTCCAGCATGTACTGCGCAATGGTTCCGGTAGGGTGAAGGAAAAAATAAGGGATATTTTCAGCGGGGTCATCTTCGAGAAAGAAATCGATGAGCTGGCAGCGTTGGTTTACTATCCGGAAGAGAAGCTGCAGATCATCAAAAATGAATTCCATAACGAAGAAGAGCTGCATGAATGGTATAAAAAGACGATTGAACGGATGATCAAGCTCATCTCCTACGCTTCTTCCAAATACACACGTTCCAAACTGCGGAAGGCATTGCCCAGTCAGTTTGCCTATATAATCGAAGAGCTCCTATATAAAACGGAAGCATCTGCGAATAAAGAGCAATATTATTACGAGATCCTTGAACAGATCATCTCGCTTGGACAGGCCGACAAGCTGATCATCGGCTTGGCTTATAGCACACATCGATTGGTCGTGGACCACCTGCATGTCGTGGGCGATATTTATGATCGGGGACCTGAACCGGATAAAATCATGGAAGAACTGATCAATTACCATTCCGTCGACATTCAATGGGGCAATCATGATGTGCTCTGGATCGGCGCCTTTGCCGGATCCAAGGTCTGCCTGGCGAACATCCTGCGTATTTGCGCGCGCTATGATAACTTGGATATCATTGAAGATGTATATGGCATCAACCTTCGTCCGCTGCTGAATCTGGCAGAGAAGTACTATGATGATAACCCGGCTTTCCGTCCGAAGACACATGCCGATAAAAATACATCCGAAGACGAACTGGTGCAGATCACCAAAATGCACCAAGCAATCGCAATGATCCAATTCAAATTGGAAAGCCCGATCATCAAAAGACGCCCGGGCTTCCATATGGAGGAAAGGCTGCTGCTTGAAAAAATCGATTTTGAATCAAATGAGATAACCTTGAATGACCGCACGTACCCATTGGAAAATACATGCTTCGCCACCGTCAATCCAAAGCAGCCGGATATGCTCTTGGAAGAAGAGCAGCAAGTGATCGACAAGCTGTTGTTCTCGGTCCAGCATTCGGAAAAACTGGCCCGGCATATGAATTTCCTCATGCGCAAGGGCAGCTTGTATTTGCGTTATAATGGCAATCTCTTGATTCATGGCTGTATTCCGATCGATGAAGAAGGCAATATGGAGAAAATGGAGATCGAAGGCAAGTCTTATGCCGGCCGGGAGCTGCTCGATCGGTTTGAACAATTCCTGAGAGAGGCTTTCGCCCATCCAGAACGAACGGATGATCTCGCAACCGATATGGTCTGGTACTTATGGACAGGCGAATACTCCTCCCTATTCGGGAAACGAGCCATGACAACCTTCGAACGCTATTTCATCAAGGACAAGTCAACGCACAAAGAAATAAAGAACCATTATTATCACCTGCGGGAAAAGGAAGGAATCTGCGAGAAAATCCTGGCAGAATTCGGTTTGGATCCAGAACATGGCCATATCATCAACGGGCACACACCTGTCAAAGAAATCGAAGGCGAAAACCCGATCAAGGCAAACGGCAAAATCATCGTCATCGATGGCGGCTTCTCCAAAGCCTATCAATCAAAAACAGGCATCGCCGGATACACCTTATTATATAATTCCTACGGCATGAAGCTCGTCGCCCATAAGCATTTCAATTCCAAGGATGAAGTGCTGCATGATGGAACGGATGTATTATCCGTCAAAAGATTGGTCGATAAGGAACTGGAGCGGAAAAAGGTCCTGGAGACGAATGTTGGCGAGGAATTATGCAAACAGATCAATGCACTCAAGGATTTGATGGAGTATCGATATATAAAATAA